ATAACCTGATGACCGATAACTGATTACCTGAATTTCACTTCAGATGGCTAAAATGTTACGAAATATATATCCTCAAGGATGGGATTAAGCGTATCGTCCATAAATTTTAATTTTCTTCTCTGCGTCTGTGTGTCTCTGCGGTGAACGGTTACACCCTGAACTACCCTCTATGAGGTGATAACGAAATGAATGATTATAAAATCAGAGTTTTAGAAATCTATAATGAAAAACAAATCTGTGATGAGATGAAAAAGATAAGTGTTGACCCTAAAGGAATTGATTTAATGGCGAAAAAAGCAGTATGCCGGGTGATAAAATTAGAAGATGTTGCTCTAAAACCTGCCCTTATCTTTAAACAAGAAATGCTTTCCATCGGCGGTGAGGCGGCTCTAACTAAAGACGCCATCTCTCTCAACTGCAAAACCACAGATGTCCTGCTCATAGGTAGCTTAAAACATTATCAAAGATTAATCAGCAAACTTCAATCCCAATATTTTGGATTATCTAACCTCGCCGATAAGATTGAAGAGGTATTAAATAATTTTATTAAGGATGACTTCAAATTAGTCTGTGGAAAATACCAATTTAACCTTGCCCAAAGAACCTTTATTATGGGTATTTTGAATGTAACGCCGGATTCTTTTTCAGATGGTGGACAATATGATGAACCTGAAAAGGCTATTAAAAGGGCATTTGAGATGAAGGAAGAAGGGGCGGATATAATTGATATTGGTGGGGAATCTACACGCCCGGGAGCCAAACCGTCTTCGGTAAAAGAAGAATTAGAAAGACTCATACCAATCGTAAAAAGGCTTATTAAAGAAAATATTGATTTACCGCTCTCCATAGATACATATAAATCAGAGGTCGCAAAAGCCTGTTTGGATGAAGGGGCACATATCATTAATGATATTAGTGCCTTAAAATTTGATATGAATATGGCAAAGGTAGTCGCTGAATATAAAGTCCCTGTAGTTTTGATGCATATTCAAGGCACACCACAAAATATGCAGGAAAACCCTCAATATAAATGTGTCGTTTCTGAAATTATACTTTATCTTAGAGAAAGAGTTAAATTTGCTCAAGATTCTGGAATAGATAAAGAAAAGATTATTATCGACCCGGGAATAGGATTTGGGAAGACCGTGGAGCATAATCTACAGATTTTAAGAAGATTAAGAGAATTCAAAAGTCCTGGCTTACCAATTTTAATTGGCACTTCACGAAAATCG
The sequence above is drawn from the bacterium genome and encodes:
- the folP gene encoding dihydropteroate synthase, which produces MNDYKIRVLEIYNEKQICDEMKKISVDPKGIDLMAKKAVCRVIKLEDVALKPALIFKQEMLSIGGEAALTKDAISLNCKTTDVLLIGSLKHYQRLISKLQSQYFGLSNLADKIEEVLNNFIKDDFKLVCGKYQFNLAQRTFIMGILNVTPDSFSDGGQYDEPEKAIKRAFEMKEEGADIIDIGGESTRPGAKPSSVKEELERLIPIVKRLIKENIDLPLSIDTYKSEVAKACLDEGAHIINDISALKFDMNMAKVVAEYKVPVVLMHIQGTPQNMQENPQYKCVVSEIILYLRERVKFAQDSGIDKEKIIIDPGIGFGKTVEHNLQILRRLREFKSPGLPILIGTSRKSFIGKILDLPVEERLEGTLATVAISILNGANILRVHDVKSVRRVALMLDAIIRNCSPQRHRDAEKKN